One window of Anas platyrhynchos isolate ZD024472 breed Pekin duck chromosome 11, IASCAAS_PekinDuck_T2T, whole genome shotgun sequence genomic DNA carries:
- the CLN6 gene encoding ceroid-lipofuscinosis neuronal protein 6 — protein MQGSARRRPFPAAAPGSPQPPGPLYPGRHGAGKNEDNFKTSQFHLDLWFYFTLQNWVLDFGRPIAMIILPLEWFPLNKPSAGDYFHMAYNVITPFLLLKLIERSPKTLPRSMVYVSIIMFVMGASIHLVGDSVNHRLIFSGYQHHLSVRENPIIKNLKPETLIDSFELLYYYDEYLGHSMWYIPFFLILFIYFTGCFTPVEDESRMPVAALLLMGPSSLYYWYLVTEGQIFILYIFTFFAMMALVMHQKRKGLVLDSNGLFLFYSFIITLVLIAVWVIWLWNDKILRKKYPGVIYIPEPWAFYTLHMNNLHAGKESF, from the exons ATGCAGGGCTCGGCGAGGCGGAGGCCGTTCCCGGCGGCTGCCCcgggctccccgcagccccccgggccGCTCTACCCCGGCAG GCATGGAGCTGGCAAGAATGAGGACAACTTCAAGACCTCCCAGTTTCACCTCGATCTCTGGTTCTACTTCACGCTGCAGAACTGGGTGCTGGACTTCGGCCGTCCCATTGCTATG atAATCCTGCCTTTGGAGTGGTTTCCTCTAAACAAACCGAGTGCTGGAGATTATTTTCACATGGCTTACAACGTTATCACACCATTTCTTCTGCTAAAG CTCATCGAGCGCTCCCCTAAGACCTTGCCACGCTCCATGGTGTACGTCAGCATCATCATGTTCGTCATGGGCGCGAGCATCCACCTGGTTGGGGACTCCGTAAACCATCGCCTGATTTTCAGCGGCTACCAGCACCATCTGTCTGTAAGGGAGAACCCCATCATCAAGAACCTGAAGCCGGAGACACTG ATTGATTCCTTTGAGCTGCTGTACTACTACGATGAATATTTAGGTCACTCGATGTG GTACATCCCTTTCTTTCTGATCCTGTTCATATATTTCACTGGCTGCTTCACTCCTGTTGAAGATGAGAGCAGGATGCCGGTGGCTGCCTTGCTGCTGATGGGGCCGAGCAGCCTTTATTACTG GTATCTCGTGACAGAGGGGCAGATCTTCATCCTCtacattttcactttcttcGCCATGATGGCTTTGGTGATGCACCAGAAACGCAAAGGACTCGTCCTGGACAGCAATGGGCTTTTCCTCTTCTACTCGTTCATCATAACGCTGGTCCTCATTGCTGTCTGGGTGATTTGGCTGTGGAACGACAAAATCCTCAGGAAGAAGTACCCTGGCGTGATCTATATCCCCGAGCCATGGGCTTTTTACACCCTGCACATGAACAACCTCCACGCAGGAAAGGAAAGTTTCTAA